A genomic region of Elaeis guineensis isolate ETL-2024a chromosome 9, EG11, whole genome shotgun sequence contains the following coding sequences:
- the LOC105051282 gene encoding LOW QUALITY PROTEIN: cytochrome P450 71A9 (The sequence of the model RefSeq protein was modified relative to this genomic sequence to represent the inferred CDS: inserted 1 base in 1 codon) translates to MTSSLLLCFSVLSVPLLLFLFNQVRRGSLYGKVAASKLPPGPWRLPIIGNLYQLGPLPHHSLHHLSLKHGDLMYLQLGSIPALVVSSSEVVRELIKXHDLVLSSRPALYAARKFTYGFADMAFAPYGEHWKQGRKVVVSELLSAKRVQSFQVIRDEEVAMSIAAIKRLSSSSPSPVPINLSEMLLSLSNNVTCRAALGERFGSSNYEEDASRIFHILEETQRLLGGFCTADFFPWLEWIHKLTGLQAKLEGNFKDLDEFYDQVIEEHIETVDLSHPGDEDLVHVLLRLQKDPLRGNINIDHIKGLLTDIFIAATDTISATLVWTMAELVRNQNVMTKAQEEVRKVVGNKDKVDECDLRHLEYLKLVIRESFRLHPPAPFLGPRQTNEICKIRGYEIPPKTRVFINARAIGMDPNIWTNPTEFYPERFLTSDIDFKGQDFDLIPFGVGRRMCPGMNFAIVLVELVLANLLYHLDWKLPFGMREEDLDLDEKFGLTVHKKNPLCLLAQPKDN, encoded by the exons ATGACTTCGAGTCTTCTCCTTTGCTTTTCTGTGCTCTCCGTTCCTCTACTTCTCTTCCTCTTTAATCAAGTAAGAAGGGGAAGCCTCTATGGAAAGGTGGCAGCAAGCAAGCTGCCTCCAGGCCCATGGAGGCTCCCCATCATTGGAAACCTATACCAGCTCGGCCCATTGCCTCACCACTCACTCCATCACCTATCTCTCAAGCATGGAGACCTCATGTATCTCCAGCTTGGTTCCATTCCCGCTCTGGTCGTCTCTTCCAGCGAGGTGGTTCGAGAGCTCATCA GTCATGATCTCGTACTCTCCAGCAGGCCGGCCTTGTATGCCGCAAGAAAGTTCACTTATGGCTTCGCAGACATGGCTTTCGCACCCTACGGAGAACACTGGAAGCAGGGTCGCAAAGTTGTTGTCTCGGAACTTCTCAGTGCAAAACGAGTGCAATCTTTTCAGGTGATAAGGGATGAAGAAGTAGCCATGTCGATTGCTGCTATCAAAAgactatcttcttcttctccatctcctgTTCCCATTAACTTGAGCGAGATGCTGCTCTCTCTCTCAAATAATGTTACTTGTCGCGCTGCACTTGGTGAGAGGTTCGGATCCAGCAATTATGAGGAGGATGCGAGCAGAATCTTTCATATCCTTGAAGAGACGCAGAGGCTGCTTGGAGGGTTCTGCACGGCAGATTTCTTTCCATGGTTGGAGTGGATTCATAAGCTGACGGGCTTGCAAGCAAAGCTGGAGGGCAACTTCAAGGACCTGGATGAATTCTATGATCAGGTGATTGAAGAGCACATCGAGACAGTTGACTTGTCGCACCCCGGAGATGAGGACCTCGTCCATGTTCTGCTTCGACTTCAGAAGGACCCATTGCGCGGAAACATCAACATAGATCACATCAAGGGTCTTCTGACA GATATCTTCATTGCTGCAACCGATACAATTTCAGCAACACTAGTATGGACAATGGCGGAGCTCGTGAGAAACCAAAATGTAATGACCAAGGCACAAGAAGAAGTACGAAAAGTTGTTGGCAACAAAGACAAGGTGGATGAATGTGACCTGCGACATCTTGAGTATTTAAAATTGGTGATTAGGGAATCATTTCGGTTGCATCCTCCTGCTCCATTTCTAGGGCCTCGTCAGACCAACGAGATTTGCAAGATTAGAGGATATgagatccctccaaaaacaagggTCTTCATTAATGCAAGAGCTATAGGAATGGATCCAAATATTTGGACAAATCCTACGGAATTTTATCCCGAGAGATTCTTGACGAGTGACATTGACttcaagggacaagattttgatCTCATACCATTTGGAGTTGGCCGAAGGATGTGTCCAGGCATGAATTTTGCAATAGTGTTAGTTGAGCTTGTCCTCGCTAACCTTTTGTATCATTTGGATTGGAAATTACCATTTGGAATGCGAGAGGAGGATTTGGATTTAGATGAGAAATTTGGGCTTACTGTGCACAAGAAAAATCCTCTTTGCCTTTTAGCTCAACCTAAAGATAATTAG